One genomic window of Fusarium verticillioides 7600 chromosome 2, whole genome shotgun sequence includes the following:
- a CDS encoding lon protease like, mitochondrial, with the protein MIPRSRLSGRLILERSLVHASRVSSEATAARWASAPAYRNHHICGRRLPAIQPRLVAAAFSTSARVTKEKDSNDKGFFESAIEPLTEPLSDEEAKANIENKRREADSPLLAESRNPGPDSPGSGKNDNAGQSNDGKAGSAAGGVGSGSGGDNSGGDGGRRGRKPSAEKALQKPVVPEVYPQVLAIPIARRPLFPGFYKAITIKDPEVANAITESIKRGQPYVGAFLFKDENEDEDVIRNPEDVYDVGVFAQITSAFPIHGQEGALTAILYPHRRIKLSSLLPPGGQDKDTTKKTDTKAEPTPEPIPQKPAEEEASPEKKGDVVASFEESAVEKKPDQTAEKYEPTSFLKRYPVSLVNVENLVDEPYDPKSPVIRAVTNEIVNVFKEVATMNNLFRDQISTFSMSQSTGNVTSEPAKLADFAAAVSSGEQKELQEVLGCLNVEERMQKALVVLKKELMNAQLQSKISKDVENKISKRQREYWLMEQMKGIRRELGLESDGKDKLVEKFKEKANSLAMPEAVRKVFDEELNKLAHLETAASEFNVTRNYLDWLTQIPWGRRSAENFGIPNAVKILDEDHHGLKDVKDRILEFIAVGKLRGTVEGKILCFVGPPGVGKTSIGKSIARALNREYYRFSVGGLTDVAEIKGHRRTYVGALPGRMIQALKKCQTENPLILIDEIDKIGRGYQGDPSSALLELLDPEQNSSFLDHYMDVPVDLSKVLFVCTANMTDTIPRPLLDRMELITLSGYVADEKMAIAQRYLAPAAKETAGLQNADVNLSEEAIEELIKSYCRESGVRNLKKQIEKVYRKSALKIVQELGEEVLPEEEALTEEGKSALEGAEKKNKTEEVTEGKESTSNETGATTEKPRKPLNVPDSVHVVIGKDNLTDYVGPPVFTSDRLYEVSPPGVSMGLAWTQLGGAAMYIESILQAPLRPSTRPHLEITGNLKNVMKESTTIAYSFAKSFMVKQFPDNHFFDKAKMHLHVPDGAVSKDGPSAGITMATSLLSLALDAPVDPTVAMTGEITLTGKVLRIGGLREKTVAARRAGCKTIIFPKDNMSDWLELPENIKEGLEGHAVAWYPEVFDLVFPNVDKEKANTCKICEWKAQQNKNDSESAEEED; encoded by the exons ATGATTCCCCGATCACGCCTCTCGGGGcgcctcatcctcgagcGCTCTCTCGTCCACGCATCACGAGTATCTTCCGAAGCAACCGCTGCACGATGGGCTTCTGCTCCCGCCTACCGCAACCATCACATCTGCGGTCGTCGGCTTCCCGCCATTCAGCCGCGGTTAGTAGCCGCTGCCTTTTCCACATCTGCCCGAGTCACCAAAGAGAAGGACAGCAATGACAAGGGCTTCTTCGAGTCTGCGATAGAGCCATTGACGGAGCCCTTATCTGacgaggaggccaaggcgAACATCGAGAACAAGCGCAGGGAAGCCGATAGCCCACTACTGGCCGAGTCTAGGAATCCAGGCCCTGATTCGCCCGGCTCTGGAAAGAACGATAACGCTGGTCAATCGAACGATGGAAAGGCGGGAAGTGCTGCTGGAGGTGttggatctggatctggagGTGACAACTCaggtggtgatggaggtcGTCGCGGTAGAAAGCCTTCTGCCGAGAAGGCTCTCCAGAAGCCTGTTGTTCCTGAAGTCTACCCCCAAGTTCTAGCGATCCCCATTGCTCGACGACCACTCTTCCCTGGCTTCTACAAGGCTATTACCATCAAGGACCCCGAGGTGGCGAATGCAATCACTGAGTCGATTAAGCGTGGTCAGCCATACGTTGGTGCATTCTTGTTCAAGGACGagaacgaggatgaggatgtgATCAGGAACCCTGAGGACGTCTacgatgttggtgttttcgcCCAGATTACAAGTGCTTTCCCCATCCACGGCCAAGAAGGTGCCCTGACTGCCATCCTCTATCCCCATCGCCGTATCAAGTTATCCAGCCTACTGCCCCCTGGCGGCCAAGACAAAGATACTACTAAGAAGACTGATACCAAGGCCGAGCCCACACCCGAACCGATTCCCCAGAAGCccgcagaggaagaggcttcccctgagaagaagggagatgTTGTTGCCAGCTTCGAAGAGAGCGCcgtcgagaagaagcctgatCAGACAGCTGAAAAGTACGAACCAACATCATTCCTCAAGAGATACCCCGTCAGCCTAGTCAACGTCGAGAACCTAGTCGATGAGCCATACGACCCCAAGAGCCCTGTCATTCGCGCCGTCACCAACGAAATTGTCAATGTTTTCAAGGAAGTCGCCACAATGAACAATCTCTTCCGAGACCAGATCTCCACTTTCTCTATGAGTCAGTCAACCGGAAATGTTACGTCGGAACCCGCCAAGCTCGCCGACTTTGCCGCTGCCGTGTCCTCAGGCGAGCAAAAGGAGCTTCAAGAGGTATTGGGTTGCCTCAACGTCGAGGAGAGGATGCAGAAGGCTCtcgtggtgttgaagaaggagcTCATGAATGCCCAACTACAGTCCAAGATCAGcaaggatgtcgagaatAAGATCAGTAAGAGGCAGCGCGAGTACTGGCTGATGGAGCAGATGAAGGGCATTCGCCGTGAGCTTGGCCTGGAATCCGATGGAAAGgacaagcttgtcgagaagttcaaggagaaggctAATAGCCTGGCCATGCCTGAGGCAGTTCGCAAGGTCTTTGACGAGGAGCTTAACAAGCTCGCTCATCTTGAGACAGCTGCGTCGGAGTTTAACGTCACAAGGAACTACCTCGACTGGCTCACCCAGATTCCCTGGGGCAGGAGGAGTGCCGAAAACTTTGGCATCCCTAACGCAGTCAAGATTCTGGACGAGGATCACCACGGTCTCAAGGACGTCAAGGACCGCATTCTGGAGTTCATCgctgttggcaagcttcGAGGCACTGTCGAGGGCAAGATTCTCTGCTTCGTCGGACCTCCCGGTGTGGGTAAGACAAGTATTGGAAAGTCGATTGCCCGAGCTCTTAACCGTGAGTACTACCGATTTAGTGTTGGTGGTCTCACAGAtgttgctgagatcaagggTCACCGAAGAACCTATGTTGGTGCCCTGCCTGGCCGCATGATCCAGGCGCTGAAGAAGTGTCAAACTGAGAACCCTCTTATTCTGATCGACGAGATTGACAAGATTGGCCGAGGATACCAGGGCGATCCCTCTTCTGCTCTGTTGGAGCTGCTCGACCCCGAACAGAACAGCTCTTTCTTGGATCACTACATGGATGTCCCTGTTGATCTGTCCAAGGTCTTGTTCGTGTGCACTGCCAACATGACTGATACTATCCCTCGACCCCTGCTCGACCGCATGGAGCTCATCACACTCTCTGGTTACGTTGCCgacgagaagatggcgattGCTCAACGGTATCTTGCTCCCGCTGCCAAGGAGACTGCTGGACTTCAGAACGCGGATGTCAACTTGAGTGAGGAGGCAAttgaggagctcatcaagtcATACTGCCGTGAGTCTGGTGTGCgaaacctcaagaagcagatcgaGAAGGTCTACCGAAAGTCCGCCCTCAAGATCGTTCAAGAGCTCGGCGAGGAAGTCCTGCCCGAAGAGGAGGCTCTCACTGAGGAGGGTAAGTCTGCTCTTGAGggggctgagaagaagaacaagaccgAGGAGGTTACCGAGGGCAAGGAGTCCACCTCCAACGAAACTGGCGCGACCACGGAGAAGCCCCGAAAGCCACTCAACGTCCCTGACTCTGTCCATGTCGTTATCGGCAAGGACAATCTCACTGACTACGTCGGACCTCCTGTCTTCACCTCTGACCGTCTCTACGAGGTCAGCCCTCCTGGTGTCTCCATGGGCCTCGCTTGGACACAGCTCGGCGGTGCTGCCATGTACATCGAGTCTATCCTCCAGGCTCCCCTCCGACCATCTACACGACCCCATCTCGAGATCACCGGTAATCTCAAGAACGTCATGAAGGAATCTACTACCATCGCCTACTCTTTCGCCAAGTCTTTCATGGTTAAGCAATTCCCTGACAACCacttcttcgacaaggcAAAGATGCATCTGCACGTTCCAGATGGTGCCGTCTCCAAGGATGGCCCTTCAGCTGGTATCACAATGGCTACTTCACTCCtttctcttgctcttgatgccCCCGTTGATCCTACAGTTGCCATGACTGGTGAGATCACACTCACTGGAAAGGTACTACGCATTGGTGGCCTTCGTGAGAAGACCGTTGCTGCTCGACGAGCTGGCTGCAAGACCATCATCTTCCCCAAGGACAACATGTCTGACTGGCTAGAGCTTCCCGAG AACATCAAGGAGGGTCTTGAAGGTCATGCTGTGGCCTGGTACCCCGAGGtctttgaccttgtcttCCCCAACGTTGATaaggagaaggccaacaCGTGCAAGATTTGCGAGTGGAAGGCTCAGCAAAATAAGAACGACTCTGAGtcagctgaagaggaggactAA
- a CDS encoding acyl-CoA desaturase: protein MATATAAGKNAQPFPDGTKDYVPLRAGGAKKDINKVHIADTPMTWSNWPQHINWLNTTLVIFVPLAGFISAYWVPLQLKTALWAVFYYVHTGLGITAGYHRLWSHSAYKGTTPLKIYLAAVGAGAVQGSIRWWSYGHRVHHRYTDTDKDPYSVRKGLMYSHMGWMILKQNPKRQGRTDITDLNEDAVVVWQHKNYIKCVLFMALAFPALVAGLGWGDWWGGLVYAGILRVCFVQQATFCVNSLAHWLGDQPFDDRNSPRDHVITALVTLGEGYHNFHHEFPSDYRNAIEWWQYDPTKWSIWCWKQLGLAYELKEFRANEIEKGRVQQLQKKLDQKRATLDWGIPLEQLPVVDWDDFVAQAKAGKGLVAIAGVIHDVTDFIKDHPGGKALINSAIGKDATAIFNGGVYLHSNAAHNLLSTMRVGVLRGGCEVEIWKRAQFENKDITYMNDSAGQRIIRAGSQVTKIVQPAASADAA from the exons ATGGCGACAGCTACTGCTGCGGGCAAGAATGCCCAGCCATTCCCTGATGGCACCAAGGACTATGTTCCTCTCCGCGCTGGCGGTGCCAAGaaggatatcaacaaggtcCATATTGCCGACACTCCCATGACCTGGAGCAACTGGCCTCAGCACATCAACTGGCTCAACACCACGTTGGTTATCTTCGTTCCCTTGGCCGGATTCATCTCCGCCTACTGGGTTCCTctccagctcaagactgCTCTCTGGGCTGTCTTCTACTATGTTCACACTGGTCTCGGCATCACTGCTG GTTATCATCGACTTTGGTCTCACTCTGCCTACAAGGGTACTACCCCTCTCAAGATCTATCTCGCTGCTGTCGGTGCTGGCGCCGTTCAGGGTTCCATCCGATGGTGGTCATATGGTCACCGTGTTCACCACCGTTATACCGATACCGACAAGGACCCCTACTCCGTCCGCAAGGGTCTCATGTACTCCCACATGGGCTGGATGATCCTCAAGCAGAACCCTAAGCGACAAGGCCGTACCGATATCACCGATCTCAACGAGGACGCCGTCGTTGTCTGGCAACACAAGAACTACATCAAGTGCGTTCTCTTCATGGCTCTCGCTTTCCCTGCTCTCGTCGCTGGTCTGGGCTGGGGTGACTGGTGGGGTGGTCTCGTTTACGCTGGTATCCTCCGTGTTTGCTTCGTCCAGCAGGCCACCTTCTGTGTCAACTCTCTTGCCCACTGGCTCGGTGACCAGCCTTTTGATGATCGCAACTCGCCCCGTGACCACGTCATCACTGCTCTCGTCACCCTTGGTGAGGGGTACCACAACTTCCACCACGAGTTCCCTTCGGATTACCGCAACGCTATTGAGTGGTGGCAGTACGACCCTACCAAGTGGAGCATCTGGTGCTGGAAGCAGCTTGGTCTTGCTTATGAGCTGAAGGAGTTCCGTGCCaacgagattgagaagggcCGTGTCCAGcagctccagaagaagcttgaccAGAAGCGTGCCACCCTCGACTGGGGTATTCCTCTGGAGCAGCTCCCCGTTGTTGACTGGGACGACTTCGTCGCccaggccaaggctggaaaGGGTCTCGTTGCCATTGCCGGTGTTATCCACGACGTTAccgacttcatcaaggaccACCCCGGTGGCAAGGCCCTCATCAACTCCGCCATCGGAAAGGACGCTACCGCTATCTTCAACGGTGGTGTCTACCTCCACTCCAACGCTGCCCACAACCTTCTGTCTACCATGCGTGTTGGTGTCCTCCGCGGTGGTTGCGAGGTTGAGATCTGGAAGCGTGCTCAGTTCGAGAACAAGGATATTACCTACATGAACGACTCTGCCGGTCAACGCATCATCCGTGCTGGCTCTCAGGTCACCAAGATTGTCCAGCCCGCTGCCAGCGCCGATGCTGCTTAA
- a CDS encoding hypothetical protein (At least one base has a quality score < 10), which yields MYRYCPPKATRRDPNDIFITGETPQAIELAKQKLHETVQRIRLYVKDVTIPAAKIDSILLGRLDKVRKILEANGTFIMFPPLATQRNMVRVQGNEGLHVERTVREIMSLAGQFYSAGWFIQPADARHFPHPNDIKSLLVDICANSDADLSFDKLSFTITGSDDAVKTALQVISEMKFISQSQYQIRVKIELANEHKEFVSGKKNGKINKIMGQSNVQIIFDGFNEYNFNIDVMAATYESMKQGLTLVEQEMPASISFHVPDQYHKRIIGIGGQHIQRIMKKHSVFVKFSNAMDRGQNRRYYAVGYKLTNFGTGGMGREDDDIKVDNVICRTPARNAQNLDAVKNEILEMVDRADSEYTSQIVSVDRLYHRQLIARLPEIDDLEQKYNCKINFPSTEQASDEVTVNGPQWQVPHCVDEFLGMVPDKHELVLAKTPELVKFLESPEFAHDLVPKLKSQHEVELSVRQNPDELTEGGEPTVTLLWGFTRNNAGGLRDAMDFIQSQFATSGAEINVVKGALPRPKSDSFEDSLQYFDSKLLQHAPAPVATDSPIKTGFGDEVARERSSILDRLRKPGSMTSISSFLDRRKNSSHSGNGNFFKGSSNVSKSSLISIESTRSFNADRNPWNDSGVNLPDDDNPWAPRTFGTHMDNKLSIPQPGDVTPRHSTRASGDSGRPSTSHSMTSGYPAPIGPFR from the exons ATGTACCGCTACTGTCCTCCCAAAGCGACTCGCCGTGACCCCAACGATATTTTTATCACTGGTGAAACGCCCCAGGCTATTGAATTAGCGAAGCAGAAACTTCACGAAACTGTCCAGCGCATCAGATTGTACGTTAAGGACGTCACAATTCCTgctgccaagatcgacaGTATTCTGCTTGGTCGTCTAGATAAGGTCCGGAAGATTCTTGAGGCCAATGGCACCTTCATCATGTTCCCTCCCCTGGCCACTCAGCGTAACATGGTCCGAGTTCAGGGAAACGAAGGTCTTCACGTTGAGCGAACTGTGCGAGAGATCATGTCCTTG GCTGGTCAATTCTACAGTGCGGGATGGTTCATTCAGCCCGCTGATGCCAGGCATTTCCCTCACCCCAACGACATCAAGAGTTTGCTTGTTGATATCTGCGCCAACTCCGATGCCGACCTTTCCTTCGATAAACTGAGCTTCACCATCACTGGCTCTGATGACGCTGTCAAGACAGCTCTTCAAGTCATATCAGAGATGAAGTtcatttctcaatctcagtaCCAGATTCGCGTCAAGATTGAGCTTGCCAACGAGCACAAGGAATTCGTCAGTGGCAAAAAGAACGGCAAAATCAACAAGATAATGGGACAGAGCAATGTGCAGATCATTTTCGATGGTTTCAACGAGTACAATTTCAACATCGATGTCATGGCAGCAACTTATGAGTCCATGAAGCAGGGCCTCACTCTTGTGGAGCAAGAAATGCCTGCATCTATTTCGTTCCATGTGCCGGATCAGTACCACAAACGCATCATCGGTATTGGTGGCCAGCACATCCAGCGCATCATGAAGAAGCACTCGGTCTTCGTCAAGTTCTCCAATGCTATGGATAGAGGTCAGAATCGCCGTTACTACGCTGTCGGGTACAAGCTTACTAACTTTGGTACAGGCGGAATGGGTCGAGAAGACGACGATATCAAAGTCGATAATGTTATCTGCCGCACACCAGCCCGAAACGCCCAGAATTTGGACGCCGTCAAAAacgagatcttggagatggtcGATCGTGCC GATTCTGAGTATACATCTCAGATTGTCAGCGTTGACCGCCTCTATCATCGTCAGCTTATTGCTAGACTTCCTGAGATCGATGACCTGGAGCAGAAGTACAACTGCAAGATCAACTTCCCCAGCACTGAGCAAGCCAGTGATGAGGTTACTGTTAATGGTCCGCAGTGGCAGGTTCCTCACTGTGTCGATGAGTTTCTCGGCATGGTCCCAGATAAGcatgagcttgttctcgCCAAAACTCCTGAGCtggtcaagttcctcgaATCTCCTGAATTTGCTCACGACCTCGTGCCCAAGCTGAAGAGCCAGCATGAGGTTGAACTCAGCGTCAGGCAGAACCCCGACGAGCTCACTGAGGGTGGCGAGCCTACCGTCACTCTTCTTTGGGGTTTCACCCGCAACAACGCTGGCGGTCTCCGTGATGCTATGGACTTCATTCAGTCTCAATTCGCAACTTCCGGAGCTGAGATCAATGTTGTTAAGGGCGCTCTCCCTCGCCCTAAGTCCGACTCGTTTGAAGATTCTCTGCAGTACTTCGACTCTAAGCTTCTGCAGCACGCTCCTGCACCTGTCGCCACTGATTCTCCTATCAAGactggctttggcgatgaagtCGCTCGCGAGCGAAGCAGTATTCTCGACCGTCTCCGAAAGCCTGGCAGTATGACGTCAATTTCATCTTTCTTGGACCGCAGAAAGAACAGCTCCCATTCTGGTAACGGAAACTTTTTCAAGGGCTCAAGCAACGTCTCTAAGTCTTCGCTCATTTCGATCGAATCGACCCGCAGCTTCAACGCCGACCGAAACCCCTGGAACGATAGCGGCGTCAATCTCCCCGACGACGACAATCCTTGGGCTCCTCGAACCTTTGGCACTCACATGGACAACAAATTGTCCATTCCTCAACCTGGCGATGTCACACCTCGCCACAGCACCCGCGCGTCTGGCGACAGCGGGCGCCCTTCCACTTCTCATTCTATGACTTCAGGATACCCCGCCCCTATTGGGCCTTTCCGTTAG
- a CDS encoding serine/threonine protein kinase (At least one base has a quality score < 10), translating to MAQAGVIASEPPQTLRSQTNALSGTQGFFRKLFGRQSGSNTPCKPTEQPKSPQHEVDTADLDKGGLIRRMSRRVVPGLPRAQTFKRQVSERRTNLSPIEPTPDERRAVSMDRRSYRPRSPSASQPATNPRVSAPSFLGSPQDEIPRFVPSISVNDITDEPHRGPADGILHPDEEMTLADECPAQDSLSTADTRSITASQYEAIIHEELEKTWILNLSMHFRDRSKREKFFVTYRERDHLWRRVTISLDYRDAPPNSLEMDLINTHYQREKSAKIYEAIRESLRDIQFYDTVTNLKLQTTDGRLHVHVVEDGNEIIQYPTVAQIKHLGCRRIRERDITFESHMSGFVYKVSVNGHTLIKKEIPSPDTIDEFLYEINALNALRSSRNVIHFYGVVVDDQDQNVKGLLINYADQGALIDVIYEHCKDGDYDLPWATREKWARQIVEGLSDIHESGFVQGDFTLSNIVIDGYGDAKIIDINRRGCPVGWEPPEATPLIESNQRITMYIGVKSDLYQLGMVLWALATQEDEPEAQGRPLILGPEVNIPDWYRQMAEVCLSNDPRMRLQASALLEMFPRQSESEETGQLNPPESIVDEGYILHQYLVDGYHPENLPQIRTVEPPNDWSYVNQPGAETSPVRYEPYYYTRGRSPPSPLPSNCDEYNSHRGLYDIGAWAANRNIPSSYSDVGPEGTPLDETPTANKSALIDSDALTAPDSALERHETPATSTSTPSPTRGVDLGDDLRAISIAKVGEVHEGQGEFVSSGNEDNTGIMYNESAPGSTQSGNITPGDNGTVIRDGAQDTKEDAPGEKGNGGKSLLSAEKGEDVGGEEIKEAQALYQETGNTLEGLSKKNDSQETQMLQEGGKTEDHQTTSANERDVSEEPNTKAELDAEPIAAEKQGSTVPGTNQATMEKKVIAVEADSRENGKVAEGVAERTESVPEVQISYLLTHDEPTKGENMTDDVSKGANCPSGL from the exons ATGGCTCAGGCCGGCGTAATAGCGTCCGAGCCACCGCAAACGCTTCGTTCACAAACAAATGCATTGTCTGGTACCCAGGGATTTTTTCGAAAGCTCTTTGGTAGACAGAGTGGCAGTAATACGCCATGTAAACCTACCGAGCAGCCAAAGAGTCCCCAGCATGAGGTCGACACGGCTGACCTTGACAAAGGCGGCTTGATTCGCCGAATGTCTCGAAGGGTTGTGCCTGGACTACCTCGGGCGCAGACATTCAAGCGCCAAGTGTCGGAAAGGAGAACTAACCTATCGCCTATTGAGCCGACTCCAGATGAAAGACGAGCTGTGTCTATGGACAGACGCTCTTACAGACCACGATCACCGTCAGCTTCGCAGCCCGCAACCAACCCTCGTGTCAGCGCCCCAAGCTTTCTCGGCTCCCCTCAGGACGAAATACCCCGATTTGTCCCCTCCATATCCGTCAATGATATTACGGATGAGCCACATAGGGGACCTGCTGATGGAATACTGCACccggatgaggagatgaCTCTTGCGGACGAGTGTCCAGCACAAGACAGCCTGTCTACTGCAGACACTCGTTCGATAACAGCATCCCAGTACGAAGCAATAATCCacgaagagctcgagaagacATGGATACTGAATCTCAGTATGCACTTCCGAGACCGGTCAAAGAGGGAAAAGTTCTTCGTTACGTACCGTGAGCGTGATCACCTTTGGCGGCGTGTAACGATCTCGCTTGATTATCGAGATGCGCCACCAAACTCCCTGGAAATGGATCTGATCAACACGCATTACCAACGAGAGAAGAGTGCAAAAATTTATGAGGCGATCAGGGAAAGCTTGAGGGATATTCAATTTTATGACACTGTAACAAATTTGAAGCTTCAAACAACAGATGGAAGGCTTCATGTGCACGTAGTTGAAGACGGCAAT GAAATTATACAATATCCTACTGTTGCCCAAATCAAGCATTTGGGTTGTCGCCGCATTCGAGAAAGGGACATCACTTTTGAGTCCCACATGTCAGGATTTGTTTATAAAGTCAGTGTCAACGGCCACACACTCATCAAAAAGGAGATTCCAAGCCCTGATACCATAGACGAATTTCTGTATGAAATCAACGCCCTCAATGCTTTAAGATCCTCACGCAATGTCATTCACTTTTATGGTGTGGTTGTGGATGACCAAGATCAGAATGTTAAGGGTCTTCTTATCAACTATGCGGATCAAGGAGCCCTCATCGACGTCATCTACGAGCACTGCAAAGATGGTGACTACGATCTTCCTTGGGCGACGAGAGAAAAATGGGCCCGGCAGATCGTGGAAGGGCTGTCTGATATCCACGAGTCAGGGTTTGTGCAAGGAGACTTCACACTATCAAACATAGTTATAGATGGTTATGGCGACGCAAAGatcattgacatcaacagaAGGGGATGTCCAGTAGGCTGGGAGCCTCCGGAGGCAACACCTCTCATTGAGAGTAACCAGCGCATCACTATGTACATCGGCGTCAAATCGGATCTATACCAACTTGGAATGGTGTTGTGGGCTTTGGCAACGCAGGAAGATGAGCCAGAAGCGCAGGGACGACCGCTGATACTTGGCCCCGAAGTAAATATCCCGGACTGGTATCGACAAATGGCAGAAGTTTGTTTGAGCAATGACCCGCGCATGCGGCTTCAGGCGTCTGctctgttggagatgttccCTCGACAAAGCGAAAGCGAAGAGACTGGACAACTGAACCCCCCTGAATCGATAGTTGACGAAGGCTACATCTTGCATCAATATCTGGTTGACGGATATCATCCAGAAAATCTTCCACAAATCAGGACGGTCGAACCCCCTAACGACTGGTCTTACGTGAATCAACCCGGTGCGGAAACAAGTCCTGTCAGATACGAACCATATTACTACACGCGGGGACGCTCTCCCCCGAGCCCGTTGCCTAGTAATTGTGATGAATACAATTCGCACCGCGGCCTATACGACATTGGTGCCTGGGCAGCGAATCGGAATATACCTTCATCTTACAGTGATGTGGGACCTGAAGGAACACCACTTGACGAAACGCCTACGGCCAACAAGTCAGCACTAATCGACTCGGATGCACTCACAGCTCCCGACTCGGCTTTGGAGAGGCACGAGACCCCAGCTACTTCGACTTCAACTCCAAGCCCAACCCGAGGTGTGGATCTAGGAGATGATTTGCGTGCTATTTCCATTGCGAAAGTTGGCGAGGTTCatgaaggtcaaggagaatTTGTGAGCAGCGGCAACGAGGATAATACAGGAATAATGTACAACGAATCGGCGCCCGGCTCAACACAGTCGGGGAATATCACTCCTGGAGACAACGGCACAGTGATAAGGGATGGTGCGCAAGACACTAAGGAGGATGCACCAGGAGAAAAAGGGAACGGGGGAAAAAGTCTTTTGTCAGCagaaaaaggagaagatgttGGAGGCGAAGAAATCAAAGAGGCGCAAGCCTTGTATCAGGAAACAGGAAACACATTGGAGGGATtatccaagaagaacgacagCCAAGAGACTCAAATGCTTCAAGAAGGGGGCAAAACAGAGGATCATCAGACGACGTCTGCAAACGAGAGGGACGTCTCTGAGGAGCCAAACACAAAAGCAGAACTGGATGCGGAACCAATCGCGGCAGAAAAGCAAGGGTCCACAGTACCTGGAACCAATCAAGCTACAATGGAGAAAAAGGTGATCGCAGTGGAAGCAGACAGCCGGGAGAATGGAAAGGTAGCCGAGGGGGTGGCCGAACGCACTGAATCTGTACCGGAGGTTCAGATCTCATACTTATTGACTCACGACGAACCGACGAAAGGAGAGAACATGACTGACGACGTGTCCAAGGGCGCGAACTGTCCGTCCGGACTCTAA